In the genome of Kallotenue papyrolyticum, the window TGATCACCTGGGATGGCGCGCCGACGCGCCAGGGATGAGCATCATGCTCCGGCTCCCGTCAACTTGGCAGGTCGTGCACAGAGCTGTAACCGATCGGCCATCAGCGGCATCAAACTGCTCGTGGTAGTGGCCACTCGTGGTCGTCGCGCTGCGGAAAGGAGCGCCCACATGAGCACGATTGAGCATGCCTACGGCTTCGGCACGACCCTCGACAGCGACATAGCTACGGCCATCGAACAGGTCACCACCGCCCTCAAAGCGGAAGGCTTCGGTGTCCTTACCACGATTGACGTCCAGCAAACGTTGAAGCAGAAGATCAACGCCGATGTCGAACCATATGTTATCCTTGGCGCCTGCAATCCGGAACAGGCCCACCGCGCGCTCGCTGCGGCGCCCGAGATCGGGCTGCTGCTGCCCTGTCATGTGATTGTCTATCGTCGTGATGGAGCCACGCGCGTCGAAATCGCCGACCCCACGGCGCTGCTCGCCATTGCCAGACACGCCGGACTGGACGAGATCGCCGACGAGGCCCGCCGGCGACTGAGGCGTGCACTCGATCACCTCACGGCGGACCAGTGAGCGCGCGGGGTCGTTGGCGTAACACACCACTGCGCATGAACAGATCAATCTATCAGATCCTGGGCACGCTGCTCGCGCTGTTGGTCGCCTGCAGCGCGCTGCCACGCCAGCCTGAGCCTCCCCCAATGGCGCTGCTGCCCACCGTCACACCGGTGACGCCAACCGCGCTGCCTACCCCCACGGCGACCGCTCCGTCGCCAACGACGGTTGCGAGCGACAGCGCGCGCGCCAAGCTGGCCGAACTGGCGATCGCCCCAGAGGAATACGCCTGGCAAGGCGATCCCGCTGCGCCGGTCACCATCATCGAATACTCCGACTACGGCTGCCCCTTCTGCCGCATCTACGCGGCGACGACCTTTCCGGCTCTGAAGGAACGCTACATCGACAGCGGCGTAGTGTTCTACATCTACAAGGATTTTCCTGTGGTGAGCGAACAGGGCGCGCTCGCGGCACAGGCAGCCGAGTGCGCGGGCGCGCAGGGCGGCTATTGGCCAATGCATCACAAGCTATTTGCTAATCCAGGCGAGTGGAATGTCGATGCGGCGCAAGCCCTGCCGATCTTGCAGCGCTACGCCGGCGCGCTGGAGCTCGACGCCGCCGCGCTGCGCACATGCCTCACCGACCAGCGCTATGCCGATGAGGTGCGCGCTGATCTGGAGGAGGGCTGGCGCCTGGGCCTCAACGGCACGCCCGCCTTCATCATCAACGGCAAGCTGCTGAGCGGCGCGCACCAGATCGACACCTTTGCCACGATCATCGCCCAGGAGTTGGCAGAGCGCTGACACGTACGTAGGAGCGTGCCTATGCAGGTTTGGCGATATTAGAAATTCAGGGTACAATGCCCGACGCTGAGCGCACCGCAAAGGCAGCAGGGCATGTGGGCAACCCAGCTTCAGCGGCGTGTGCGCGGCGCGATCCGCGCGCTGAGCACGCCGCCTGCATCGCTATACGAGCGCAACGCGCGCAACGTGATGATCGACGGCATGGGGGTGGGCCTGGTATCGGGCGTCGCCTCCTTTCTGTCGGTATTTCTGACGCGCCTGGGCGCTTCCAACGTGCAGGTCGGTCTGCTGACGGCCATGCCCGCCGTCACCGGCGCGCTGCTGGCGCTGCCGCTGGGGCAGTTCATCGGTCGGCAGCGCAACATCGTGGCCTGGTATGCGCGCTCGCGCCTGTGGGTGTTGTCGTCCTACGCCCTGACCGGGCTGGCGCCCTTTCTGTTTGACCATGCCGCGGTGGTCGCCATTATCCTGATCTGGGCGGTGGCGACGGTGCCTCAAACGCTGGTCAACATCTGCTTCACGCTGGTGATGAGCGCGGTCGCCGGGCCGGGCAGGCGCATGGAGCTGATGAGTCGGCGCTGGACGACGCTGGGCATCAGTAGCGCGCTGTCGGTGGCGCTGGCCGGCTGGGCGCTCGATCTGATGCGCTTTCCGCTCAACTACCAAGTGGTGTTTCTGTGCTCGTTCGTCGGCGGGCTGATCAGCTACCGCTTTTCGACCAGCATCGAGCTGCCGCAGCAGGCGCCGCGGCAGGTTGAGTCTGCGCCGTGGTGGACCTCGCTGACGCGCATGCGCCGGCTGCTGGGCACGCACAGCGCCTTCAACCGGTTTCTGGTGAGCCAGTTCGTGTTTCGCTGTGGCATGGCCATGGCGATCCCGCTCTTTCCGCTCTACTGGGTGCGCGTCGTGCAGGCCTCCGACGCGGCCATCGGCCTGATCAACATGGTGCAGAGCGGTGTGCTGTTGGTGGCCTACAGCCTGTGGATCGTGGTGGCGCGGCGGCGTGGCGCCGGGTTGGTACTGACGCTGTGCGCCTTTGGCCTGGCGGCCTATCCGCTGGCCACGGCGCTGACCGGCAGCGTCTGGCTGCTGGTGCTCTACGCGGCGATCGCCGGCGTGTTTGTCGCCGGCACCGACCTGGTGATCTTCGATGTCGTGGCGGCCACCGCTCCCGCAGCAGCGCGCGGTGCGGCGATCGGTCTGTACCACACCACCAACTACCTGGCAACCTTTGCTGCGCCACTGGTGGGCACGACGCTGGCCAACCACTTCGGCATCGGCACCATGCTGCTGGTTGCCGCCGGGCTACGCCTGCTGGGCAGCGCGCTGTTCCTGCTCTGGCGCGTCGGCACTGCCGACGCCGCCACGCCCGTCCCGGCGCCGCGTCCGGCGCGCGCCGGCTACCGTCGCTAACCGCATCTCAAGGAGGAGTTGAATGACTCAGGAAGCCCTGCACGAACTGAAGTCGCGTCTAGCGACCATCGTGGATCTGAACCATGCCGCCGCGCTGCTGACCTGGGATCAGCGCACCTACATGCCGCCCGGTGGCGCGCGCGGTCGCGCCGAGCAGCTCGCCACGCTGCAACGGCTGGCCCACGAGCTGTTCACCGACACGGCGATCGGCAGGCTGCTGGACCGGCTGGCGCCGCTGGCCGAGAACCCCGACGACGAGAGCGACGACGCCTGCCTGGTACGGCGCGTGCGCCGCGACTACGAGCGCGCCACCAAACTGCCCGCCGAGTTCGTCAGCGCCTGGGCGCGCGCGCGGGCGATCAGCAACAAAGCGTGGGAGCAGGCGCGCCGCGACTCGGACTTCGCCGCCTTCCGACCGCACCTGGAAGAACAGTTCGACTTTGCGCGGCGCGCCGCCGAGTACCTGGGCTACCCCGATCATCCCTATGATGCGCTGCTGGATCAGTATGAGCCGGGCATGACCACGGCCCAGGTCAAGGCGCTGTTCGCCGAGCTCAAGGCCGGCATCCTGCCGCTGCTGCGGGCGATCGTTGCGAGCGGCGTTCAGATCGACGACAGCATCCTGCACCAGCCCTTCGACGAGGCGCGCCAGGAGCAGTTCGGCGTCGAGGTGATCACACGCTTCGGCTACGACTGGCAGCGCGGTCGCCAGGATCGCACCGTGCATCCCTTTGCGATCAACTTCGGGCGCGACGATGTGCGCATCACCACGCGCTTCTACCCCGATTTTCTCAACGCAGCGCTCTTCGGCACGATGCATGAAGCCGGCCATGCCATGTACGAACAGGGCACCGATCCGGCGCTGAGCCGTACGCCACTGGCCCGTGGCGCGTCGCTGGGCGTGCATGAGTCGCAGTCGCGGCTGTGGGAGAATCTGGTTGGCCGCAGCCGACCCTTCTGGGAGGCCAACTATGCGCGGCTGCAGGAGCTGTTCCCAGAGCAGCTCGGCCAGGTCGATCTCGAGCGCTTCTACCGCGCGATCAACAAGGTGCAACCCTCGCTGATCCGCGTCGAGGCCGATGAGCTGACCTATAACCTGCACATCATGCTGCGCTTTGAGCTGGAGCTGGCGCTGCTGGAAGGGCGCGTGCGCGTCGCCGAGCTGCCCGAAGCCTGGAACGTACAGATGCAGGAGCTGCTGGGCATCACGCCCGACAACGATGCCGAGGGCGTGCTGCAGGATGTGCACTGGAGTTCGGGGATGGTCGGCTACTTCCCGACCTACACGCTGGGCAACGTGCTGTCGGTACAGTTGTGGGAGTGCGCGCTGGCGGACCATCCGCAGATTCCAGAGGAGATCCGCCGCAATGAGTACGGCACGCTGCTGGGCTGGCTGCGCGAGCGGATCCACCGCCACGGGCGCAAGTTCGAGCCCAACCGCCTGATCGTCAAGGCCACCGGTCGCCCGCTGACGGCCGAGCCGTACCTGCGCTACCTGCGCGCCAAGTTCGGCGAGCTCTACGGCGCGCAGCTCTAGGGTCGGGGCGACGCTCCATCCGCGGCGCGCGGCGCGACGTGCTGTTCCAGCCAGTCGCCCAGCGCCGCGGCGTCGATCTCGCCCGCCACCACCTGACGCGTCATGCACGCCAGCGCCTGCTCATCAGCCGTGAGGTCGTAGCCGTTGCGGCGCAGGAACTCGCGCACGGCCTGGGCGGCGATGCGCTTGTTGCCGTCGTAAAAGGGATGGTTGACGATCAGGCGCGTGAGCAGCACCGCGGCCTTGTCCCACAGCGTGGGGTGCAGCTCGTGGCCGAAGACGACCATGCGCGGCGCGGCCAGCGCGGCCTGCAGGCGTTCGATGTCCATGGTATCGAACGAGGTGCGCAGACGCGCCTGTAGCCGGGTGCGAATCTGCAACAGGTCAAATTGCGAGAGATACTTCACGCTCATAGGGCTCCAGCCGTTCTGCGATCCAGGCCGTAGCCGCGGCCTGAGACGCGTCGGTCGCCACCGCCATGGTAAACTCGTAGAGCTCGTCCTGCGTCGCGCGCAGACCATAGCCGTGGCGTTCCAGGTACAGGATCAGCGCCACCAGCGCCAAGCGTTTGTTGCCGTCGGCGAAGGCGTGGCTGCGCGCCAGGCGGAAAACGAGCGCGCCGGCCTTGGACGGCAGGTCAGGATACAGCTCCACACCGAACATCGACTCGTCCGGCGCGGCCAATGCCGAGGCCAGCTTGCCGAAGCCCTGCTCGGTCACGCCGGCCATACCGCCGAAGGTATCGATCAGCAGGCTGTGGATCAGCAGCAGCTCGTGGAGCTGCAAGCCGGTGGGCAGCGGGGCCGCGCTCACGACAGTCGCCTCAACACATCGGCATACTGGCCCATCAGTTTACGCAGGCGCGCCACCAACGCCGGATCCACCTCCGGCAGCGTTTGCAGCGCGACGCGACCGTCCGGCAGGCGCTCGATGGCCACCAGCAGCGCGGGTTGCTCGAAGCGTTCCAGCCATTCGCGCAACACCTCCGGCAGCGCATCGGGCGGTAGGATCACCAGCGGGGCAGACTCATGCAGCATAGGCACCATCCTTCTCAGGTCGCGTCGGCGATCAGACGCTCGATCAGCGGCGCGAGCAGCTCCTCCCGACCCGGCAGCAACGGCAGCGCGCCGACCTGGTCGTCGAGCAGCACGGTGGCGGCGCCGGGGTAAAGCAGGAAGGCGCCCAATGTCGCCCGCGCGCCGCGCCTGCCGATCGCGCCGCGGTAGGCGTAGGCCTCGTCGAGCGCGTCCTGGGGCACGCCCCCATCCTCCGTCACGCGGTATTTGGCATCAAACACCAGCACGCGCGTCTCGTCGCCGCGGGTGACCTCGACGGCGACGTCCGGAATGCGCGCAAAGGGATCGAGCGCGCCCAGCGTCTCCGGTCGGTTGGGCGCGTAACGCCGCTGGTAGCAGACCGCCAGTTCGAGGCCATCGGCGCAGCGTACGCGCAGCAGCGGTTGGTGCGGACGCAGCCGCACCAGCCAGCGCCGCTGCGGTTCCCCATCGATGCCCAGCACCAAACGCTGTTCCACCGGCGCACCCAAGCGTAGCACCGCGCGGATCACCTGCACGGCGCACCACTGCTCGTAGAGCGTGGGCAGATCGTGCAGCGGCAGCCAGAGCAGCGGGCTGTCGAAGGCGATCAGCAGGCTGCCCTGCAGCGCGCGCAGCAGCCGCCACAGCCGCCGGTAGCGCGCATCGCGCTGCATCAGGTGCGTGAGCCGCAGCGGCGCGCCGGCGTCGCTCACCTCCGCCAGCAGCGGCAGCGTGAGGGCACGGCGTACCTGGCGCTGCGCCGCGCGGCAGCGCGCGACCCATACTTCAGCCACTGCCACCGCCGCAGCGCCGGCGCCTAGGGCCTGCGCGCGCCGCCGACGGGTCGCTTCGCGCCGCGCCAGATCGCGCACCAGTTCCAGCCGCCACAGCACCGTGCGTAACGCCTGCTTGAGCAGGCGATGCTCCGGCAGGTCGAGCGTAGACGCCGTTCGCGGCAGCGCCACGGCGCGTGGCAGCAACCCGCCACGGCGAGAGCGAGGCGCGCGCAGACGCTGCTGTAGCGCCGGCAACAGCTCGGCTTCAACCTGCTCCAGTTCGTCCAACCGTGCCAGCGCGGCAGGCTCGAGGCGCTCGGCTGCCGCCAGCGCCACCTGCTCTTCCCGCGCAGTCAGCCGCGTGTGCGGACGGGCAGCGATCGCCTCGGCCACCGCTACCGCCTCGCGAGCCTGCTGCTCGACCAGCAGCACATAGGCTTCGATCAACGAGCGCGTCGCCGCGCCGGGCTGCCAGGCCGCGCCCTGACGGCCCTCGCCCAGGGCATAGACCAGACCGTACACATCATGCTGCAGCGCGCTCACCAACGCTTCGTAGCGCTCCAGATCGATCTTGCGCGGCACGACGCGCAGCGCAAAGGCGAGCTCCCGCTCGCCGCCATCCGCGTAGCCAAGCTGCAGCCTGGCATCGAACAGACCTACCGCTTGTGGCGCGCGCCAGTGCCAGCGCCAATGGTCATCGCCCAGCCGCGCCAGCGGCAGGCCCAGATCGCTTGTGCCAACCACCAGGCGCGCCGTGCGCACCCCCGGCGCGGGCCGATAGGCGATCTCCAGGGGCTCCCACTCGTAGAAATCGCCGGCCACGGGCAGCGCCTGATCCAGCGCCTGGCCGTTGATCGTGATGGACGCTTCGCCCGACATATCGGCATTGTACCGCGTCGCGCCAGCAGCGTAGGTTGCGACCCGCTAATGACCACTTTTGTGACCGCCGTCTGTTAATCTGGAAGCAGCGAGGAAGCGGCACCCAGTGCGAGCCGCTCCGACCGACGCCGCGCAAGGTCTGCCGGCGCCGCGCCACGCGCCGGAACGCTCGGCGCCGGCCAGCGCTTCTGCCGTGGCGCGCCCTGCCCCCAACGTTGCGGGTTGTGACCAGATTGCTACCGGCGTGTGACCGCTGTGTGACGGGAGAGGCATGCATGTCGATCGTGCTCGAACAGATCACCAAACGCTATGGCGACCGGCTCGTCGTCAACCACGTTAGCCTGGAGATTGCCGATGGCGAATTTTTTGTGTTGTTGGGCCCTAGCGGCAGCGGCAAGTCCACCATTCTGCGCATGATCGCCGGGTTGACGCCGCTGGACGGCGGACGCATCGTGCTGCACGGTCATGACGTTACCGAGCTGCCACCGCAGGCGCGCGGCGTGGGCTTTGTCTTCCAGCACTACGCCCTGTTCCGGCACATGAGCGTCGCCGACAACGTTGAGTTCGGGCTGCGTGTGCGGCGCGTACCCGCCGCGGAACGCCGCCGCCGGCGCGAGCAGTTGCTGGAGCTGGTCGGCCTGGCGGGCCTGGGCAGCCGCATGCCGCATCAGCTTTCGGGCGGCCAGCAGCAACGCGTAGCCCTGGCGCGCGCACTGGCGCACGAACCGGCCGTCCTGCTGCTGGACGAGCCCTTCGGCGCGCTGGACGCCAAGATCCGCAGCGAACTGCGCCGTACGCTGCGCCGCGTGCAGCGCGAACTGGGCACCACGACCATCTTCGTAACGCACGACCAAGAGGAGGCCTTCGAGCTGGCGGACCGCATCGGCGTGATGAACGTCGGGCGCCTGCTGGAGGTGGGGCCGCCCGCCGAGCTGTACCAGCATCCACAGACCGAGTTTGTCGCCACCTTTCTGGGCAACGCCAACCTGTTGCTGGGCGTCTGCGACGCCACCGGCGTGCAACTTGGCCCACTGCGCATTGCGCTGGGCACCAGTGGCGTGTTGAACCACGCCCCGCAGCGCGTGCAGGTGCTGATCCGCCCCGAAGACATCGCGCTGGCGACGACGCGCGAGGCGCTGAGCGATCCGCTGCTGGGCGAGGGCACCGTCGCCGCCACCACCTTCGTCGGCTCGTTTGAGCGCATCCAGCTCGAACTGCCGCCGCTGCCGGGCGTGCGTCCACTGGCGCCGCCGGTGCCCTTTGGTCAGGATCAACTACTGATCGAAGCGCTGCGCTCACAGGATCAGGCTCATCGCCTGGCGCTGCAGCCCGGTGATCGCGTCTGGGTCGGCATCCACCGCCTGCACGCGCTGCCGCATCCCGGCCTGCGCTGTCTGCTGGTCGGCGACGGCTCCGCTGCGGCGCAGGCGGCCCTGACGCTGGGCGGCGAGCTGGTGCGCCTGGCCCATGCGCGTACCACGCTGCTGGCGCTGGGCACTACCGCCGCAGCCCAGCTCCAGGCGCTACGTGAGCGGATCGGCAGCGGCTTGCCCGAACTCGAGCTCGTGCCCGCCGGCGATGATCTGGTCGGCGCGCTGCGCCGCGCCGCCGAGCGCCATCTCTACGATCTGGTGGTGCTGCCGCGCGCGCTCGCGCCAACGCCCGAACAAATCTCGCGCCTGCTGGCGCAGAGCGAACACCATCTCCTGCTGGTCGGTGCCGAGACGCGGCTGCCGGAGCGCCTGCTGATCTGCGTCGCCGGCGGCGAACCCGGCAAGGACGACATCCGCTTCGCCGCGCGTCTGGCACGCCATCTGGGCGCGCAGGTCAGCCTGCTGGCAGTGGTGCCTCCCGATGCCTCACCCGATCACCACGCGCGGGTGCAGCGCTTTCTGGAAGCCGGGCAGCGCACTGCGCGTCTGTTCGGCATCCAGGCCGACACGCTGCTGCGCTCGGGCGTGCCGCACAACGCCATCAGCGCGGTGATGGCCGAGGGCCAGCACGACATGCTAGTGCTGGGCGCGCCGCTGCGCCTGCCGATCACTCCCGGCAGTGTTGCCGGTCAGCTGCTGGCTGCAACGCCGGCCTATCCGGTGTTGATCGTCCGTTCGACCTACGCTCACCGGCCAACCGATGAACGCGCGCTGCTTGTAGAGGAATACACGCGATGAAACACCGTCTTCTGCCACTCCTGCTGCTGGTGCTGAGCGCCTGCGCTGTCAATCAGGGCGGCACCCAACCGGGTTCTGCCGCAACCGAAACCACCGGCGCCGCAACCGGCGCAGCCACCACCATCACGCTGGCGGCCTACACCACGCCGCGTGAAGCCTACGGCCAGATCATTCCGCGCTTTCGCGAGCGCTGGCAGAGCCAGACCGGCCAGACCGTCACTTTCGAGGAGTCGTACCAGGCGTCGGGCGCGCAGGCGCGGGCGATCGTCGAGGGCTTCGATGCCGACGTTGCCGCGCTCTCGCTCGAGGGCGACATCGAGCTGATCGTCAAGGCCGGTCTGATCACCCACGACTGGAAGGCGGTAGGCAAGCACGGCATGGTCACCACTTCGGTGGTTGCCTTTGCGGTACGGCCCGGCAATCCCAAGGACATCCGCGACTGGGCCGATCTGGCCAAACCGGGCCTCAACGTACTGACACCCAATCCACGTACCAGCGGCGGCGCGCGCTGGAACATCATGGCGCTCTACGGCGCGGCGCTGCGCGGGCAGGTGGCGGGCGTGCCCGCCAACGACGAACAGGCGGCGCGCGAGTTCCTCAAAGCGGTGCTGCGCAACGTCAGCGTCATGGACAAGGGCGCACGCGAAAGCATCACCACCTTCGAGAACGGCGTGGGCGATGTGGCGATCACCTACGAAAACGAGGTGCTGGTCGCGCAACAGGCCGGCAAGGCCATGGAGCTGGTCATTCCACGCTCGACGATCCTGATTGAAAATCCGGTCGCGCTGATCGACCGTTATGTCGATCAGCACGGCAACCGTGCGGCGGTGGAAGCCTTTATCCAGTATCTCTTCAGCGCCGAAGCGCAGCGCATCTTTGCCGACCATGGTCTGCGCGCAGTTGATCCGGACGTAGCGCAGGCCACTGCCGCACGCTACCCACCCG includes:
- a CDS encoding DUF2357 domain-containing protein encodes the protein MSGEASITINGQALDQALPVAGDFYEWEPLEIAYRPAPGVRTARLVVGTSDLGLPLARLGDDHWRWHWRAPQAVGLFDARLQLGYADGGERELAFALRVVPRKIDLERYEALVSALQHDVYGLVYALGEGRQGAAWQPGAATRSLIEAYVLLVEQQAREAVAVAEAIAARPHTRLTAREEQVALAAAERLEPAALARLDELEQVEAELLPALQQRLRAPRSRRGGLLPRAVALPRTASTLDLPEHRLLKQALRTVLWRLELVRDLARREATRRRRAQALGAGAAAVAVAEVWVARCRAAQRQVRRALTLPLLAEVSDAGAPLRLTHLMQRDARYRRLWRLLRALQGSLLIAFDSPLLWLPLHDLPTLYEQWCAVQVIRAVLRLGAPVEQRLVLGIDGEPQRRWLVRLRPHQPLLRVRCADGLELAVCYQRRYAPNRPETLGALDPFARIPDVAVEVTRGDETRVLVFDAKYRVTEDGGVPQDALDEAYAYRGAIGRRGARATLGAFLLYPGAATVLLDDQVGALPLLPGREELLAPLIERLIADAT
- a CDS encoding carboxypeptidase M32, which codes for MTQEALHELKSRLATIVDLNHAAALLTWDQRTYMPPGGARGRAEQLATLQRLAHELFTDTAIGRLLDRLAPLAENPDDESDDACLVRRVRRDYERATKLPAEFVSAWARARAISNKAWEQARRDSDFAAFRPHLEEQFDFARRAAEYLGYPDHPYDALLDQYEPGMTTAQVKALFAELKAGILPLLRAIVASGVQIDDSILHQPFDEARQEQFGVEVITRFGYDWQRGRQDRTVHPFAINFGRDDVRITTRFYPDFLNAALFGTMHEAGHAMYEQGTDPALSRTPLARGASLGVHESQSRLWENLVGRSRPFWEANYARLQELFPEQLGQVDLERFYRAINKVQPSLIRVEADELTYNLHIMLRFELELALLEGRVRVAELPEAWNVQMQELLGITPDNDAEGVLQDVHWSSGMVGYFPTYTLGNVLSVQLWECALADHPQIPEEIRRNEYGTLLGWLRERIHRHGRKFEPNRLIVKATGRPLTAEPYLRYLRAKFGELYGAQL
- a CDS encoding DUF302 domain-containing protein, with translation MSTIEHAYGFGTTLDSDIATAIEQVTTALKAEGFGVLTTIDVQQTLKQKINADVEPYVILGACNPEQAHRALAAAPEIGLLLPCHVIVYRRDGATRVEIADPTALLAIARHAGLDEIADEARRRLRRALDHLTADQ
- a CDS encoding sulfate ABC transporter substrate-binding protein codes for the protein MKHRLLPLLLLVLSACAVNQGGTQPGSAATETTGAATGAATTITLAAYTTPREAYGQIIPRFRERWQSQTGQTVTFEESYQASGAQARAIVEGFDADVAALSLEGDIELIVKAGLITHDWKAVGKHGMVTTSVVAFAVRPGNPKDIRDWADLAKPGLNVLTPNPRTSGGARWNIMALYGAALRGQVAGVPANDEQAAREFLKAVLRNVSVMDKGARESITTFENGVGDVAITYENEVLVAQQAGKAMELVIPRSTILIENPVALIDRYVDQHGNRAAVEAFIQYLFSAEAQRIFADHGLRAVDPDVAQATAARYPPVPDLFTIADLGGWNTVSERFFGDNGIYTTAIAEVQK
- a CDS encoding DsbA family protein produces the protein MNRSIYQILGTLLALLVACSALPRQPEPPPMALLPTVTPVTPTALPTPTATAPSPTTVASDSARAKLAELAIAPEEYAWQGDPAAPVTIIEYSDYGCPFCRIYAATTFPALKERYIDSGVVFYIYKDFPVVSEQGALAAQAAECAGAQGGYWPMHHKLFANPGEWNVDAAQALPILQRYAGALELDAAALRTCLTDQRYADEVRADLEEGWRLGLNGTPAFIINGKLLSGAHQIDTFATIIAQELAER
- a CDS encoding type II toxin-antitoxin system death-on-curing family toxin — translated: MSAAPLPTGLQLHELLLIHSLLIDTFGGMAGVTEQGFGKLASALAAPDESMFGVELYPDLPSKAGALVFRLARSHAFADGNKRLALVALILYLERHGYGLRATQDELYEFTMAVATDASQAAATAWIAERLEPYEREVSLAI
- a CDS encoding universal stress protein, with the protein product MLPRALAPTPEQISRLLAQSEHHLLLVGAETRLPERLLICVAGGEPGKDDIRFAARLARHLGAQVSLLAVVPPDASPDHHARVQRFLEAGQRTARLFGIQADTLLRSGVPHNAISAVMAEGQHDMLVLGAPLRLPITPGSVAGQLLAATPAYPVLIVRSTYAHRPTDERALLVEEYTR
- a CDS encoding MFS transporter, yielding MWATQLQRRVRGAIRALSTPPASLYERNARNVMIDGMGVGLVSGVASFLSVFLTRLGASNVQVGLLTAMPAVTGALLALPLGQFIGRQRNIVAWYARSRLWVLSSYALTGLAPFLFDHAAVVAIILIWAVATVPQTLVNICFTLVMSAVAGPGRRMELMSRRWTTLGISSALSVALAGWALDLMRFPLNYQVVFLCSFVGGLISYRFSTSIELPQQAPRQVESAPWWTSLTRMRRLLGTHSAFNRFLVSQFVFRCGMAMAIPLFPLYWVRVVQASDAAIGLINMVQSGVLLVAYSLWIVVARRRGAGLVLTLCAFGLAAYPLATALTGSVWLLVLYAAIAGVFVAGTDLVIFDVVAATAPAAARGAAIGLYHTTNYLATFAAPLVGTTLANHFGIGTMLLVAAGLRLLGSALFLLWRVGTADAATPVPAPRPARAGYRR
- a CDS encoding type II toxin-antitoxin system death-on-curing family toxin — its product is MSVKYLSQFDLLQIRTRLQARLRTSFDTMDIERLQAALAAPRMVVFGHELHPTLWDKAAVLLTRLIVNHPFYDGNKRIAAQAVREFLRRNGYDLTADEQALACMTRQVVAGEIDAAALGDWLEQHVAPRAADGASPRP